In Trichoderma breve strain T069 chromosome 4, whole genome shotgun sequence, the following proteins share a genomic window:
- a CDS encoding orotidine 5'-phosphate decarboxylase / HUMPS family domain-containing protein, which yields MAPHPTLKTTFAARSETATHPLTAYLFKLMDLKASNLCLSADVPTARELLYLADKIGPSIVVLKTHYDMVSGWDFHPETGTGAKLATLARKHGFLIFEDRKFGDIGHTVELQYTGGSARIIDWAHIVNVNMVPGKASVASLAQGAKRWLERYPCEVKTSVTVGTPTMDQFDDIEEVKEAEPVTVNGNGNGNGNGSSNMMEKPIYSGRTGDGRKGSIVSITTVTQQYESVASPRLGKAIAEGDESLFPGIEEAPLNRGLLILAQMSSQGNFMNKEYTQACVEAAREHKDFVMGFISQETLNTEADDAFVHMTPGCQLPPEDEDQQANGTVGGDGQGQQYNTPHKIIGLCGSDIAIVGRGILKASDPVEEAERYRSAAWKAYTERLLR from the coding sequence atgGCACCACACCCGACTCTCAAGACGACCTTCGCCGCGAGGAGCGAAACGGCGACGCACCCCCTAACCGCCTATCTGTTCAAGCTCATGGACCTCAAAGCCTCTAACCTGTGCCTGAGCGCCGATGTACCGACAGCGCGGGAGCTCCTCTACCTTGCTGACAAAATCGGCCCATCCATTGTCGTGCTCAAGACACACTATGACATGGTCTCTGGCTGGGATTTCCATCCCGAGACTGGCACCGGCGCCAAGCTGGCCACGCTGGCTCGAAAGCACGGattcctcatcttcgaggACCGCAAGTTCGGGGACATTGGCCACACCGTCGAGCTGCAGTACACCGGCGGATCGGCTCGCATTATCGACTGGGCCCACATTGTCAATGTCAACATGGTACCGGGCAAGGCGTCTGTGGCCTCGCTGGCCCAAGGAGCCAAGAGATGGTTAGAGCGTTATCCCTGTGAAGTCAAGACGTCGGTCACTGTTGGCACTCCCACAATGGATCAGTTTGACGACAtcgaggaggtcaaggaggccgagcCCGTCACCGTCAATGGAAACGGAAACGGAAACGGGAATGGCTCCTCCAACATGATGGAAAAGCCCATTTACTCTGGTCGAACCGGAGACGGTCGCAAGGGAAGCATTGtttccatcaccaccgtcaCTCAGCAGTACGAGTCCGTTGCTTCGCCCCGCTTGGGAAAGGCAATCGCCGAGGGAGACGAGTCACTATTCCCAGGCATTGAGGAGGCACCGCTAAACCGTGGCCTCTTGATTCTCGCCCAGATGTCTAGTCAAGGCAACTTCATGAACAAGGAGTACACTCAGGCTTGCGTCGAGGCGGCTAGGGAGCACAAGGACTTTGTCATGGGCTTCATCTCACAGGAGACGCTCAACACAGAGGCTGACGATGCCTTTGTCCACATGACCCCAGGCTGCCAGCTTCCCCCCGAAGATGAAGACCAGCAGGCAAACGGCACCGTTGGAGGCGatggccaaggccagcagtACAACACGCCGCATAAGATTATTGGCCTCTGCGGTAGCGACATTGCCATTGTGGGCAGAGGTATCCTCAAGGCCTCAGACCCCGTAGAAGAGGCAGAACGATACCGGTCAGCAGCGTGGAAAGCCTACACAGAGAGGCTGCTGCGGTAG
- a CDS encoding fungal specific transcription factor domain-containing protein, which translates to MADIEVAVNVRSERGPTKKRRRVVISCTECHRRKQKCDRELPCGNCRSRNKEAHCAYEAGAPTARDQETQAGLYTSKHSDSVTPTSRAEPLSSMATSWGYAQTGASTLCFLQKIERASEADGEDALSSASGQATYSDTFAVKEKYKGLIRLLPARMYIDQLAEIFFKDFNWQYYLVEPQIFYELLDQWSNLPFKVLSSRGPEALSPDLRVFPALLFEVIATSMLVLPKPLHESFESLKYAANMTFEDLAADYIGFMRAAFLKYTANVTESWHQIGRTIRDAQELGMHRDALDPKPTSNDVESVLLNQWQVEKRRHLYMMLATWDIHMCLILGRPGSLDYRHGMPSIPIDARFTTAQDRSKTPVIPREEGIDPPTPLTRNLFLYKVMIPLRDVLDLEAEGPCPRDFSKVHKVQQNIMEIHDSTPAVFRIENPDRQWDHRPDLHWLQQARCLSEQMFHFTLVALHRPYIFHREESRVEVIKGSLGMLEMQRQLFAGLPPKSWRNWHLFYGSFDAVTLIATIYILFPYENAEYREMALQHCHWTVERFATMKDMNPLAKSAIGVLRAVVARLVKAIGNCAPPSSISASADTLRNASDTPLSTTRTLGSTPASSIGRGSIGRSSAEGSVKVSSELVSPAVAAPSTGEDGSAAFSSMMPGGWEMPQDGNGFPGIAPFFAMGDLIYKELTVDQDEEVALKTDTEMLGDDSFLWQFEGGFGQDTVWQLFNQHQPGSNETG; encoded by the exons ATGGCCGATATCGAGGTGGCCGTCAATGTGCGGTCCGAGCGGGGCCCGACCAAGAAGCGGAGACGGGTTGTCATCTCGTGTACCGAGTGTCATCGACGGAAGCAAAAG TGCGATCGCGAGCTGCCATGCGGGAACTGCAGGTCTAGGAACAAGGAAGCCCACTGCGCCTATGAGGCCGGAGCGCCCACCGCCCGCGACCAGGAGACGCAGGCTGGCCTCTACACCTCCAAGCACAGCGATAGCGTCACACCTACTTCGAGGGCCGAGCCGCTGTCGTCTATGGCCACGTCTTGGGGATATGCTCAGACGGGGGCGTCCACGCTCTGCTTTCTCCAGAAGATTGAGAGGGCTAGCGAGgcggatggagaggatgcGCTGTCCAGCGCCTCAGGCCAGGCCACATACTCAGATACCTTTGCCGTCAAGGAGAAATACAAGGGGCTGATCCGACTGCTGCCCGCCAGGATGTACATTGACCAGCTGGCGGAAATCTTTTTCAAGGACTTCAACTGGCAGTATTACCTCGTCGAGCCCCAGATCTTCTACGAGCTGCTTGACCAATGGTCCAACTTGCCCTTCAAGGTCCTCTCTTCACGCGGCCCGGAGGCCTTGTCGCCGGATCTGAGAGTCTTTCCAGCACTACTATTTGAAGTCATTGCAACATCAATGCTGGTTCTCCCCAAGCCTCTCCATGAGTCTTTTGAATCGCTCAAATACGCTGCCAACATGACGTTTGAGGATTTGGCAGCCGACTACA TTGGATTCATGCGAGCGGCCTTCCTAAAGTACACCGCCAACGTTACTGAATCG TGGCACCAGATTGGTAGGACGATAAGAGACGCACAAGAGCTTGGCATGCATCGAGATGCACTCGACCCCAAGCCGACGTCTAACGATGTGGAAAGCGTCTTGTTAAACCAGTGGCAggtggagaagaggaggcaTCTTTACATGATGTTGGCAACATG GGACATCCACATGTGCCTCATCTTAGGCCGCCCGGGCTCTCTAGATTACAGGCATGGAATGCCATCAATTCCCATTGATGCACGTTTTACGACTGCCCAGGATCGATCCAAGACGCCAGTCATCCCCAGGGAGGAAGGCATCGATCCTCCTACACCACTGACGAGAAACCTGTTTTTGTACAAAGTCATGATTCCACTGCGGGATGTTCTGGACTTGGAGGCTGAAGGGCCGTGCCCCAGAGACTTTTCAAAGGTCCACAAGGTACAGCAGAACATTATGGAGATCCACGATAGCACGCCGGCCGTCTTTCGGATAGAGAACCCCGACAGACAGTGGGATCATAGGCCTGATCTGCATTGGCTTCAGCAAGCAAGGTGCCTGTCTGAACAGATGTTCCACTTCACGCTAGTCGCGCTTCATCGGCCCTACATCTTCCATCGGGAAGAGAGTCGGGTTGAAGTCATCAAGGGCAGTCTTGGCATGCTGGAAATGCAGAGGCAGCTGTTTGCAGGGTTGCCACCAAAATCCTGGAGGAA CTGGCATTTATTTTACGGTAGTTTCGACGCTGTGACGCTGATTGCAACCATCTACATATTGTTCCCTTACGAGAATGCCGAGTATCGAGAAATGGCGCTGCAGCATTGCCACTGGACGGTTGAGCGGTTTGCAACCATGAAGGACATGAACCCCTTGGCCAAGTCGGCGATAGGAGTTCTCCGCGCAGTCGTGGCTAGACTAGTCAAAGCCATTGGGAACTGCGCGCCCCCATCTTCTATCAGCGCTTCTGCTGATACCCTACGCAACGCCTCTGACACGCCTCTATCGACGACGAGGACCCTAGGGTCGACGCCGGCAAGTTCGATCGGTAGGGGTTCGATCGGCCGGAGCTCAGCCGAAGGAAGTGTCAAAGTGTCCTCTGAGCTGGTGTCGCCGGCGGTGGCGGCCCCGTCTACCGGAGAGGATGGGTCGGCTGCTTTCTCATCAATGATGCCTGGCGGATGGGAGATGCCGCAAGATGGGAATGGCTTCCCCGGCATTGCGCCCTTCTTCGCGATGGGAGATCTCATATACAAAGAGCTGACGGTAGACCAGGACGAAGAAGTCGCACTAAAGACCGACACGGAGATGCTCGGGGATGATTCATTCCTGTGGCAATTTGAGGGAGGGTTTGGGCAAGATACAGTGTGGCAGCTCTTCAACCAGCATCAGCCAGGTAGCAACGAAACTGGCTGA
- a CDS encoding SRP19 protein domain-containing protein — protein MSHPRVEEVSDSDPDMISDPEEVDLDDFAESDILRARPSGQQRTVESSDDEDEEDIAASVPAHILNPLSGPQTSTLPPTADRSVYNSFQCLYPVYFDASRSRAEGRRVSSALAVKNPLAREIANACSRLRLQTLLEPEKIHPKDWANPGRVKVGLKKSPGSADISNKHHLYVLVAKHLRENPTTENSPGLRLRFGGQIQPPEGKPYPKPAVPRGWKMGEYLPYLSAAMTGGGVSENLFKDMMKEMQGGADPMAALMASQGGGGMSGSEESTKKKKKDKKGKGKA, from the coding sequence ATGTCTCACCCACGGGTGGAAGAAGTCTCCGACAGCGACCCCGACATGATCTCGGACCCCGAAGAAGTCGACCTCGACGACTTTGCCGAATCAGACATCCTGCGCGCCCGCCCCTCCGGTCAACAGCGCACTGTCGAATCAtccgacgatgaagacgaggaagacatCGCCGCCAGCGTCCCCGCGCACATCCTCAACCCGCTGTCCGGCCCCCAGACGTCGACGCTGCCCCCGACGGCCGACCGCTCCGTCTACAACAGCTTCCAGTGCCTTTATCCAGTCTACTTCGACGCCTCGCGGTCCCGCGCCGAGGGCCGCCGCGTCTCCTCCGCCCTGGCCGTCAAGAACCCGCTCGCCCGCGAGATCGCAAACGCCTGCTCCCGCCTGCGCCTGCAGACGCTGCTCGAGCCCGAGAAGATCCACCCCAAGGACTGGGCCAACCCGGGCCGCGTCAAGGTCGGCCTCAAGAAGAGCCCCGGCTCCGCAGACATTTCCAACAAGCACCACCTGTACGTCCTCGTTGCCAAGCACCTGCGCGAGAACCCGACGACGGAGAACTCGCCGGGCCTGAGGCTGCGGTTTGGCGGACAGATCCAGCCGCCGGAGGGGAAGCCTTATCCTAAGCCTGCGGTGCCGCGTGGGTGGAAGATGGGCGAGTATCTGCCGTATTTGAGCGCGGCTATGACGGGAGGAGGTGTTTCAGAGAATTTGTTCAAGGatatgatgaaggagatgcaGGGAGGTGCTGACCCTATGGCTGCGTTGATGGCTAGCCAGGGTGGAGGTGGTATGAGCGGTTCTGAGGAGAgcacgaagaagaagaagaaggacaagaagggcaaggggaAAGCTTGA
- a CDS encoding dynein associated protein domain-containing protein, translated as MPDFKPGQTVLLNDGRKAIVRFAGPTHFQVGEWIGVELEEKTGKNDGSVQGERYFDCPMGYGMFVKPMMATIIAQPAAPKPAAAARKPAARPSGFHPTVGRASISGGDANLNKRRPSINAPSPSPVPHHKPSQSSSNLRSPSKSPTKQLSGSSSASVSRTGTPSTVRVPSAAGKPRTALPSSRTSMGPPPPPQPGQRSAPTRPISGRGGITAPKGVSRPESGRRTSTSSQGGRDSSSATRSDELLSSPIEAEEDEILSPQPTSPSAGRANALERIAAESSVPSIAASLKKPAAAGSSRSSIGSTAASREIEDLKAKLKVLERKRVEDRDKLKQLDTIQGERDKFEGIIQKLQQKYQPIQQENTDLRKAIKEAEARFESVEALQAEHDTALELATLDREMAEETSEVLKMEVDALKEKAEELQLELDILKEENAEYSKGMTPEERASTGWLQMERTNERLREALLRLRDLTQEQEQELRDQIASMEEELKEFNTLKEEHTTAKEKLAQSESAVEDLRQQLDTALGAEDMIEDLTERNMSMSEQIEELKAVIEDLENLKEINDELEINHVQNEKEMQEELDFRDSVIAEQARRAQQQDANLGDMEYTLSRFRELVTNLQSDLDDMRASQAVTEGESEKLNDRSRAMMDLNMKLQISASKAQVKTIDLELRRLEAQEAEQHLEILKLFLPDSYRDDQDSVLALLRFRRLAFKANLVNGFIRERVNGQPEPGHEDDVLAGCEAIDKLVWVASMCDRFVNDISHCTIEQFTKYQNSLLELEPVERALNSWIDGLRRDELKEQKCADELQRTISLMSHLGEVHISSGIAAFADDIHMRALIVQSHLDSATVAFNVIRSMVQRAIPAAGEEDELAQHFAKKIDLAITQTRSTKVFAGKAVRALEDLKARSLSLGEDTKGAFEQCETLTQELARLTRDIGLGIHKLLTHDEGRNEPFTYGEVNDVVRQAVLESTQTNESDLFSSYLNKLKVATEQISDLASLAADLDQTHDYDVSPSPWRLRAQELRILKTVPVDTEEELRRLKAEHNEIETLESRMRDAQANIERIGSLQSELEEVNGHVTSLKEDIEKQDRELKNLESERDKWKKIASDSRAYADGADAADMKAGQERAVATAREMDALKKDIESLQAAVRYLRDDNRRARMKEQQDYEWLSEPLKKEPSSEQQRKALVVAEGRDVLGELLKMATSATVFDLSAAPKQKLAWRPARTTPQYHAAKQTEELEAWRTWQESVLKKTDMLFAQDRSISIGREKQQAGTKRDAAARLRIRLPRDAAQGKLTTYSGDSVQIVGSQEWDALQAATRKFAAV; from the exons ATGCCGGACTTCAAGCCTGGGCAAACCGTCTTGCTCAACGATGGCCGCAAGGCTATTGTGCGGTTTGCGGGCCCGACTCACTTCCAGGTGGGCGAATGGATCGGCGTCGAGCTCGAAGAGAAGACGGGGAAGAACGATGGCAGCGTCCAGGGCGAGCGATACTTTGACTGCCCCATGGGCTACGGCATGTTTGTCAAGCCCATGATGGCCACCATCATCGCGCAGCCCGCCGCTCCCAAGCCCGCCGCAGCCGCTCGCAAACCGGCCGCCAGACCGTCTGGGTTTCACCCTACCGTGGGCAGAGCTTCGATTTCTGGCGGCGACGCCAATCTCAACAAGAGGAGGCCTAGCATCAACGCGCCAAGCCCCAGCCCGGTCCCTCACCACAAGCCGTCGCAATCGTCGAGCAACCTGCGG TCGCCTTCTAAATCTCCTACCAAACAGCTTAGCGGTTCGTCGAGTGCTAGCGTTTCTCGAACGGGAACACCCTCAACCGTCCGGGTGCCATCTGCCGCGGGCAAACCTCGCACCGCCCTGCCAAGCTCGCGGACGTCCATGGGACCTCCTCCGCCCCCTCAACCTGGCCAGCGATC TGCCCCAACGAGGCCCATCAGCGGACGTGGCGGTATTACGGCCCCCAAGGGTGTGTCGCGTCCCGAATCTGGACGCCGGACTTCTACCAGCTCTCAGGGGGGACGGGACTCGAGTTCGGCCACCAGATCCGATGAGCTTCTTAGCTCACCCATTGAagccgaggaggatgagataCTCTCACCGCAACCGACAAGCCCATCCGCTGGGAGGGCCAATGCGCTGGAGAGGATTGCGGCCGAGTCTTCCGTACCTTCTATAGCGGCTTCGTTAAAGAAGCCTGCGGCGGCTGGTTCATCGCGGTCATCCATTGGTAGCACTGCTGCGAGCAGGGAAATCGAAGATCTCAAGGCGAAGCTCAAGGTTCTGGAACGGAAACGGGTTGAAGACCGGGAcaagctgaagcagctggacACAATTcaaggagaaagagacaaaTTTGAAGGCATCATTCAAAAGCTACAGCAGAAATATCAACCTATCCAACAAGAAAACACAGACCTAAGaaaggccatcaaggaggcCGAAGCGAGATTTGAATCGGTCGAGGCTCTTCAAGCGGAGCATGACACTGCCCTGGAACTGGCCACCCTGGATCGAGAAATGGCCGAAGAGACGTCTGAGGTTCTGAAGATGGAGGTGGATGcgttgaaagaaaaggctgaggagctgcAATTGGAACTCGACAttttgaaagaagaaaacgccGAGTATAGCAAGGGTATGACCCCGGAAGAGCGTGCTAGCACGGGTTGGCTGCAAATGGAGCGCACCAATGAACGATTACGAGAGGCGCTGCTACGACTGCGAGATCTCACGCaagagcaggagcaggagctCCGAGACCAGATTGCGAGCATGGAGGAGGAACTTAAGGAATTCAATACCCTGAAAGAGGAACACACCACagccaaggagaagctggcacAGTCAGAGTCGGCTGTAGAAGACTTGCGCCAGCAGCTAGACACCGCACTGGGTGCTGAAGACATGATTGAGGATTTGACGGAAAGGAACATGAGCATGTCTGAGCAAatcgaggagctcaaggctgTCATTGAAGACCTGGAGAACCTCAAGGAGATCAACGACGAGCTCGAGATTAACCATGTCCAAAACGAAAAGGAGATGCAGGAAGAGCTTGATTTCAGAGACAGCGTCATCGCTGAGCAAGCTAGACGAGCACAGCAACAAGATGCTAACCTGGGTGATATGGAATACACTCTATCACGATTCCGAGAACTCGTTACCAACTTGCAGAGCGACCTGGATGACATGCGCGCCTCCCAGGCCGTCACCGAGGGCGAGtccgagaagctcaacgacCGCTCAAGGGCCATGATGGATCTGAACATGAAGCTCCAGATCTCTGCCTCCAAGGCCCAAGTCAAGACAATTGACCTCGAGCTGCGACGGCTCGAGGCCCAAGAGGCCGAGCAACACTTGGAGATTCTTAAGCTATTCCTTCCCGATAGCTACCGAGATGACCAGGACTCGGTTCTTGCTCTCCTGCGATTCCGCCGATTGGCATTCAAGGCAAACCTTGTCAACGGCTTTATCCGGGAGCGGGTCAACGGACAGCCCGAGCCAGGCCATGAGGATGATGTTCTTGCCGGCTGTGAGGCCATCGACAAGCTTGTTTGGGTCGCCTCCATGTGCGATCGCTTTGTCAACGACATTAGCCACTGCACTATTGAGCAATTCACCAAGTACCAAAACtctctgctggagctggagcccgTTGAACGTGCGCTGAACAGCTGGATTGATGGCCTGCGACGAGACGAGCTGAAGGAGCAGAAATGCGCCGACGAACTCCAGCGCACCATTTCGCTCATGTCTCACCTTGGCGAGGTACACATTTCCAGTGGCATCGCTGCCTTTGCTGATGACATTCACATGAGAGCTCTTATTGTTCAAAGCCACCTTGATTCGGCAACTGTTGCCTTCAATGTGATCCGAAGCATGGTGCAGCGGGCTATCCCGGCCGcaggtgaagaagacgagctgGCACAGCATTTCGCCAAGAAGATTGATCTCGCCATCACGCAGACCAGAAGCACTAAGGTCTTTGCCGGAAAAGCGGTTCGTGCTTTGGAAGATCTCAAGGCACGATCCCTCTCACTGGGCGAGGATACTAAGGGCGCGTTTGAACAATGCGAGACTTTGACCCAAGAGCTTGCACGCCTTACTCGTGATATTGGCCTCGGTATCCATAAGCTCCTCACCCATGACGAGGGCCGAAACGAACCCTTTACTTACGGAGAAGTCAACGATGTCGTCCGCCAGGCTGTCCTCGAGTCTACACAGACTAACGAGTCCgacctcttctccagctatCTTaacaagctcaaggtcgCTACCGAACAGATTTCTGATCTGGCTTCGCTCGCCGCCGATTTGGACCAAACTCACGACTATGATGTTAGCCCGTCTCCTTGGCGTCTTCGTGCTCAAGAACTCAGAATCCTCAAGACAGTTCCCGTGGACactgaggaggagctcaGGAGACTCAAGGCTGAGCACAACGAG ATTGAGACGCTCGAGTCTCGAATGCGTGATGCCCAGGCCAATATCGAGCGCATTGGCAGCTTGCAATCCGAGCTTGAGGAGGTCAATGGCCATGTCACCAGCCTCAAAGAAGACATTGAGAAGCAAGACCGAGAACTTAAGAATCTGGAGTCGGAGCGGGacaagtggaagaagattgctAGCGACAGCAGAGCATATGCTGACGGCGCCGATGCTGCGGACATGAAGGCCGGCCAGGAGCGGGCTGTTGCCACGGCACGCGAAATGGATGCGTTGAAGAAGGACATTGAAAGCCTGCAAGCGGCAGTTCGTTATCTGCGTGATGACAATCGTCGTGCGCGCATGAAGGAGCAACAAGACTACGAGTGGCTTTCTGAGCCATTGAAGAAGGAACCCAGCTcagagcagcagcgcaaGGCTTTGGTGGTTGCTGAGGGCAGGGATGTGCTTGGAGAACTCCTCAAGATGGCAACATCAGCCACCGTCTTCGACCTCAGTGCCGCGcccaagcagaagctggcTTGGCGCCCTGCCAGAACGACACCACAATATCACGCCGCGAAGCAGACAGAAGAACTCGAGGCCTGGAGGACTTGGCAGGAGTCGGTGCTCAAAAAGACGGACATGCTCTTCGCCCAGGatcgcagcatcagcatcggcAGAGAAAAGCAGCAGGCCGGCACGAAGCGAGACGCTGCGGCCCGGCTGAGAATCAGACTGCCTCGCGATGCCGCACAGGGCAAGTTGACGACGTACTCGGGAGACAGTGTGCAGATTGTTGGGTCGCAGGAGTGGGATGCTTTGCAGGCCGCCACGAGAAAGTTCGCTGCTGTATAA